A region of Alteromonadaceae bacterium 2753L.S.0a.02 DNA encodes the following proteins:
- a CDS encoding glutamate synthase (NADPH/NADH) large chain — MNHQNYNAQGLYHPEFEHDACGIGFVANLKGCKSHEIVSNALTMLTCMEHRGGTGYDVDSGDGAGILIQIPHEFLAEKVADLGFQLPEPGDYCVGMLFFPKDESLAQQCRDILAEQMTKLGLNALGYRSVPSDNSSLGYAARATEPLIEQLFIAKPEEMSQDEFRRKLYVLRKASVYAAYQQVACEKDEFYIASLSNRTLVFKGQFTTAQVAKYYLDLRDQKLTSAIAMFHSRFSTNTFPAWRRAQPFRYLSHNGEINTVRGNINWMMARQALFDSVNFTSEELALLHPVCNRDSSDSANLDLVIELLTLAGRPLAQVMMMVIPEAWQTQSDMSPEKRAFYEYYANIMEPWDGPASVSFTDGDVVGATLDRNGLRPSRFLVTDDDMVVMGSETGALCLDPARVVQKGRLQPGKIFIADLIQGRIISDDEVKADICSRQPYGEWLQQNKLTLDDLPAPETVQTSEPNTSLRLRQKAFGYTHEDLNVILKQMVESGKEPLGAMGADNPLAVMSDRPQHLSNYFKQLFAQVTNPPIDPIREEMVMSLRTYVGASKNLLQESPEHCRKVEIKQPLLTSEQLAKLKNIDQNHLQAKTLDIIFRATENAGELEGALEQLCKYACDAVNNGYSLIILSDRKVDTDHAAIPSLLATAAVHHDLIRNGLRAKAEIIVEAGDVRETHHFATLIGYGAAAVNPYLAIETLQAMCAEGTFKKELNHEQVLSKYTKAVNSGLLKIFSKMGISTLQSYQGAQIFEALGINSEVVQKFFTGTVSRIQGIGLDEIAREALTRHREGYPSAERIYVDDLLHSGGDYAWRHDGERHLFNPTTIRLLQHSTAQNDYQQFREYTQEVDDQAKAAYTLRGLLSLKSDREPISIDEVEPAENIYRRFATGAMSFGSISWEAHTTLAIAMNRLGGRSNSGEGGEDPTRFEPEANGDSMLSRIKQVASGRFGVTSHYLANCDEIQIKMAQGAKPGEGGQLPGHKVDAWIGRTRGSTPGVGLISPPPHHDIYSIEDLAQLIFDLKNANRDARINVKLVSEAGVGTIAAGVCKGYADVVLISGYDGGTGASPLSSIKHAGLPWELGLAETHQTLVKNRLRSRITVQADGQMKTPRDLAVATLLGAEEWGIATAALVVEGCTLMRKCHLNTCPVGIATQNKELRKRYSGRVDHVVNFFKMMTQGLREIMAEMGFRSIDEMVGQSQCLQMRDDLDHWKLKHLDLKPLLFRAQTQENDTLYRSTPQKHLINTIIDRELIRDSELALTDKQPINLQKNIVNTDRTVGTMVSNEISKRYGAAGLPDGTIDVKFNGSAGQSFGTFAAKGLRFELEGDANDYFGKGLSGAELVVYPPKISPFKARENILIGNVAFFGATSGKAFVRGIAGERFCVRNSGVTAVVEGVGDHACEYMTGGTAVILGPTGRNFAAGMSGGVAWVLDRNGDFSKHCNMEMVKLEAAESDEEIAELQALITEHQQKTDSDVAAELLSDWQSAVKHFVKVMPVDYKRMQGYMKTARDSGQYKNERQIAEAAFDMHLQKLAGGAK; from the coding sequence ATGAATCACCAAAATTATAATGCTCAGGGTTTATATCATCCGGAATTTGAACACGATGCCTGTGGTATCGGTTTTGTTGCGAACCTTAAAGGTTGCAAATCCCATGAAATTGTTAGCAATGCCCTGACGATGCTCACCTGTATGGAACACCGTGGTGGAACGGGATACGACGTAGACAGTGGCGATGGCGCGGGCATTCTTATTCAAATCCCTCATGAATTCTTGGCTGAAAAAGTCGCTGATCTGGGTTTCCAATTACCGGAGCCGGGTGATTACTGCGTTGGCATGTTGTTTTTTCCAAAAGATGAATCACTGGCCCAGCAATGCCGCGATATTCTCGCCGAGCAAATGACGAAGCTCGGTTTAAACGCCCTGGGCTATCGTTCGGTGCCTAGTGATAATTCCAGTTTGGGCTATGCTGCGCGCGCCACAGAACCTCTTATTGAGCAATTGTTTATCGCCAAGCCAGAAGAAATGTCGCAAGACGAATTCAGGCGCAAGTTATATGTGTTGCGCAAAGCGTCAGTGTATGCGGCTTACCAACAGGTTGCCTGTGAAAAAGACGAGTTTTATATCGCGAGCCTTTCGAATCGTACCCTGGTTTTTAAAGGGCAGTTTACCACTGCACAAGTCGCCAAATATTATCTGGATTTACGCGACCAGAAATTAACATCGGCAATTGCGATGTTTCACAGTCGATTTTCCACCAATACCTTCCCCGCCTGGCGACGAGCTCAGCCCTTCCGCTATCTGAGTCACAATGGCGAAATTAATACGGTGCGCGGCAATATTAATTGGATGATGGCGCGCCAGGCTTTGTTTGATTCCGTAAACTTCACAAGTGAAGAATTAGCGCTGCTCCACCCTGTGTGCAACCGTGACAGTTCGGATTCCGCAAATCTCGATCTGGTGATTGAGCTGTTGACGCTTGCCGGTCGACCCTTGGCTCAAGTGATGATGATGGTAATTCCCGAGGCGTGGCAGACGCAATCTGACATGTCTCCAGAGAAGCGGGCATTTTACGAGTATTACGCCAATATCATGGAACCATGGGATGGCCCGGCATCGGTCAGCTTTACCGATGGCGATGTCGTGGGCGCAACGCTGGATCGCAACGGCCTGCGGCCTTCACGCTTTTTGGTTACCGACGACGATATGGTGGTGATGGGCTCTGAAACCGGAGCGCTTTGTTTAGACCCCGCACGCGTGGTGCAAAAAGGTCGTTTACAACCGGGCAAAATTTTTATTGCCGACTTAATACAAGGTCGGATTATTTCCGACGACGAAGTCAAAGCCGATATTTGTTCGCGTCAACCCTACGGCGAGTGGTTGCAGCAAAATAAACTGACGCTGGATGATTTACCCGCACCTGAAACCGTGCAAACCAGCGAGCCCAATACCAGTTTAAGGTTACGGCAGAAAGCTTTCGGTTACACTCACGAAGATCTTAACGTGATTCTTAAGCAAATGGTGGAATCCGGTAAAGAACCTCTGGGGGCGATGGGAGCCGATAATCCACTGGCAGTAATGAGCGATCGCCCACAACACCTGAGTAATTATTTTAAGCAGCTCTTCGCACAGGTTACCAACCCGCCTATTGATCCTATTCGGGAAGAAATGGTGATGTCGTTGCGGACGTATGTGGGTGCTTCAAAAAATCTTTTACAAGAATCGCCAGAGCATTGCCGCAAAGTGGAAATCAAGCAACCACTGCTCACCTCGGAACAACTGGCAAAATTAAAAAATATCGATCAAAACCATCTTCAAGCCAAAACGCTGGATATCATTTTCCGCGCGACAGAAAATGCCGGAGAACTTGAGGGCGCTTTGGAACAGCTCTGTAAATATGCCTGTGATGCAGTCAATAATGGTTACTCTTTAATTATTTTGAGTGACCGTAAAGTCGATACCGATCACGCGGCTATTCCCTCATTGCTGGCAACCGCAGCGGTACATCACGACCTTATTCGCAACGGTCTCAGGGCCAAAGCAGAAATTATTGTTGAGGCCGGCGATGTGCGTGAAACTCACCATTTCGCAACGCTTATCGGTTATGGCGCGGCTGCGGTCAACCCCTATCTGGCCATAGAAACACTGCAGGCCATGTGTGCCGAAGGTACTTTTAAGAAAGAGCTTAACCATGAGCAAGTGCTAAGCAAATACACCAAAGCGGTCAACAGTGGCTTACTAAAAATATTTTCAAAAATGGGTATTTCCACGCTGCAGAGCTATCAGGGTGCACAAATATTCGAAGCGCTTGGAATTAACAGCGAGGTTGTCCAGAAATTCTTTACTGGTACCGTAAGTCGCATTCAGGGTATTGGTCTGGACGAAATTGCTAGAGAAGCGCTTACCCGGCACCGCGAAGGTTATCCTTCTGCAGAACGCATTTATGTGGATGACCTTTTACACAGTGGTGGTGATTATGCCTGGCGCCACGATGGTGAACGTCATTTGTTCAACCCCACAACCATTCGTTTGTTGCAACATTCAACTGCGCAAAATGATTATCAGCAGTTTCGTGAGTATACCCAGGAAGTCGATGACCAGGCTAAAGCGGCTTACACCCTGCGGGGTTTGTTATCGTTAAAATCGGATCGCGAGCCCATTTCCATCGACGAGGTGGAACCGGCCGAAAATATTTACCGACGCTTTGCCACCGGCGCGATGAGTTTTGGCTCTATCAGTTGGGAAGCGCACACCACTCTGGCTATTGCCATGAACCGTTTGGGTGGCCGTAGTAACAGTGGTGAGGGCGGCGAAGATCCTACTCGCTTCGAACCGGAAGCCAATGGCGATTCCATGTTGAGCCGTATTAAGCAGGTCGCATCCGGGCGCTTTGGGGTGACCAGCCACTATCTGGCGAACTGCGATGAAATTCAAATTAAAATGGCGCAAGGAGCCAAGCCAGGTGAGGGCGGTCAATTACCCGGCCACAAAGTCGACGCCTGGATTGGGCGCACCCGGGGTTCGACGCCTGGCGTAGGTTTAATTTCGCCACCGCCACATCACGATATTTATTCCATCGAAGATTTAGCACAGCTGATTTTTGATTTAAAAAATGCCAATCGCGATGCGCGTATTAACGTGAAGCTGGTTTCAGAGGCGGGCGTCGGTACGATTGCAGCCGGTGTGTGTAAAGGCTACGCCGATGTGGTATTAATTTCGGGGTACGACGGTGGCACAGGGGCGTCACCACTAAGTTCCATAAAGCACGCGGGCTTACCCTGGGAATTGGGTTTGGCGGAAACACACCAAACGCTGGTAAAAAATCGCTTGCGCAGTCGTATAACCGTGCAAGCTGATGGCCAAATGAAAACTCCCAGAGATTTGGCCGTGGCAACCTTATTGGGCGCAGAGGAATGGGGCATTGCAACGGCTGCGTTGGTTGTTGAAGGGTGTACCTTGATGCGCAAGTGCCACTTAAACACCTGCCCGGTCGGTATCGCCACGCAAAATAAAGAGCTGCGTAAGCGCTACAGCGGGCGAGTCGACCATGTGGTTAATTTCTTTAAAATGATGACCCAGGGTTTGCGTGAAATAATGGCGGAAATGGGTTTCCGCTCAATAGACGAAATGGTTGGGCAATCGCAGTGTTTGCAGATGCGAGACGACTTAGATCATTGGAAACTTAAGCACCTTGATTTGAAGCCCCTACTGTTTAGAGCACAAACTCAAGAAAACGATACGCTTTATCGCTCTACGCCGCAAAAGCACCTGATAAATACGATTATCGACCGCGAGCTAATCCGAGATTCCGAGTTGGCATTAACCGACAAGCAGCCGATCAATTTACAAAAAAATATTGTTAATACCGATCGTACTGTCGGTACGATGGTTTCCAATGAGATCAGCAAACGTTACGGCGCCGCAGGCTTACCGGATGGCACCATTGATGTGAAATTTAACGGTTCCGCCGGGCAGAGTTTTGGTACGTTTGCCGCTAAAGGTTTGCGTTTCGAATTGGAAGGTGATGCCAACGATTATTTCGGTAAGGGACTATCGGGTGCGGAGCTCGTAGTGTATCCGCCAAAAATATCGCCCTTTAAAGCGCGAGAAAATATTCTTATTGGTAATGTCGCCTTTTTCGGTGCAACCAGTGGCAAAGCATTTGTTCGCGGTATTGCCGGGGAACGTTTTTGTGTTAGAAATTCCGGAGTTACTGCGGTAGTTGAAGGCGTTGGTGATCACGCCTGCGAATATATGACAGGTGGTACTGCAGTTATTTTAGGCCCTACCGGTCGAAATTTCGCGGCGGGTATGAGCGGCGGTGTTGCTTGGGTGCTGGATCGCAACGGCGACTTTAGCAAGCACTGCAATATGGAAATGGTAAAGCTCGAAGCTGCCGAGAGCGACGAAGAGATTGCTGAACTTCAGGCACTTATTACTGAGCATCAACAAAAAACAGATTCAGATGTCGCAGCCGAATTACTGTCTGATTGGCAAAGCGCCGTTAAACACTTTGTCAAAGTGATGCCGGTGGATTACAAACGCATGCAGGGTTACATGAAAACCGCCCGCGACAGTGGCCAATATAAAAACGAACGACAAATTGCCGAGGCGGCATTCGATATGCACCTCCAGAAATTAGCAGGAGGTGCCAAATAA